In Marinibacterium anthonyi, the DNA window ACAATCAATGAGGTCTTGCGAAAGTTGATGGAGGAGCGCTGTCGCCCTCGGGTCTGCGAGGTGATGGGGCATGAGGTGCCGAGTCAGAGAGGGGCCGGGACGGGGTGAGCCCCGGCGGTTGAGAGAGAGCGCCGTCCGGGCTTGTCCCTCCCGCTCTCCGAGGATCCCCAACATGAACATCTCGCCTCCCGTGACCGATCCGGTCACGCCGGTCGACGCCGCACCCGCGATCCTGGCCGCCGCCCATCTCATCCTTCCCCATCTCGAACGCGGTCAACGTGTCGATACCGCAGACCTGCAAAGCGCCATGGAGACCGCTTTCGGCGCGTCCGACGCCAGTGGCGCCTGGGACTGGAAGCTCGCCTATGAGGCCTGCGAGGTCGCCACGGTTCTGTTCCTGCGCAAATACGGAAAGGCGCTGTTCCGCAAAGCCGCATCTCCGGTTTCGCGGCTCAATCTGCTGGCGAAGATCGCGGGGTTGTTGCCGACGCAGACCCGGCGCTCCGAGGAAAGCCAGAGCTTCCAGCAGTTCAGCACACCTCTGCCTCTCGGCCTTGCCGCGCTGGCGGCGGCCGCAATCACGCCGGACGATGTGGTGCTGGAGCCCTCAGCCGGCACCGGCCTTATGGCGATCCTGGCGCAGGCTGCCGGCGGCTCGCTGATCCTCAACGAACTCGCCGAGACGCGCGCCGATCTTCTTGGTCAGCTCTTTCCGGCCTTTCCCGTCACCCGGTTCGACGCCGCCCAGATCGACGACTATCTGGCCACGGACGCCATGCCGTCTGTGGTTCTGATGAACCCACCTTTCTCGGTCATGGCCAATGTCGAGGGACGGATGGCGGATGCTGCGTATCGTCATGTCGCCTCGGCGTTGGCCCGTCTCACCCCCGGCGGGCGGTTGGTCACGATCACCGGCGCGAATTTCGGACCGGAAGCCAAGGCTTGGCGCGACGCCTTCATACGCCTGCAAGACCGCGGCCGCGTGGTCTTCACCGCTGCCATCGACGGAGCGGTCTTCGCCAGGCATGGCACCAGCATCGACACGCGGCTGACGGTGATCGACAAGCTGCCCGTCGACGATCCGTCAGTCTTCCCGGCCTCGGCAGGAACCGCACCCGACGTTGTCACGCTGCTCGGCTGGATCGAAAACCAGCTTCCGGCGCGCTTGCCGGTCTCGCTGCGGAAGGTCGCTTCTCCCGTTCCGGCGGCTGCCCCGAAGACCGTGCGCGGTTATCTCGCTCGCGCCGCAGCGTCCCGACCTGTCGCCGCACCGGCGTCCGATCCCGAAGGCGAGGACCTCGTCTATGAGACCGTGGACTGGATGCCGCCCGAGGGCGCGCGCCTGTCCGACGCCATCTATGAGGAATATGCGCTGCAATCGCTACGCATCCCCGGCGCCGAGCCGCATCCGACCAAGCTCGTGCAGTCTGCCGCCATGGCCTCGGTTGCGCCGCCACAACCCTCCTACCGGCCGATGTTGCCGGCCGACATCCGTACCCGGCTCTCCGACGCGCAGTTGGAGACGGTGATCTACGCCGGCGACGCCCATGCCGATCATCTCGCCGGCGCCTGGACTGTGGACGAGCATTTCGACAACGTGAGCGCCGCGCCCGAGGATGCCGCTGGCGCTATCCGCTTCCGCCGGGGCTTCATGCTCGGTGACGGCACCGGTGCGGGCAAGGGGCGCCAGTCTGTCGGCATCATCCTCGACAACTGGCTGCGCGGGCGCCGCAAGGCGGTCTGGATCTCCAAATCCGACAAACTGATCGAGGATGCGCAACGCGACTGGTCGGCGCTTGGAATGGAACGCCTGCTCGTCACACCGCTCTCGCGCTTCCCTCAAGGCGCAAAGGTCACGCTGTCGGAAGGCATCCTGTTTACCACCTATGCCACGCTGCGCTCCGATGACCGCGGCGAGAAGGTTTCGCGCGTGCGTCAGATCGTCGAATGGTTGGGCTCCGATTTCGATGGGGTCATCATCTTCGACGAAAGCCATGCCATGCAGAATGCCGGAGGCGGCAAGGGAGACCGCGGTGATATCGCCGCCAGCCAGCAGGGACGGGCGGGCCTGCGGCTCCAGCACGCGCTGCCCGACGCCCGCGTGGTTTATGTCTCGGCGACCGGCGCCACCACAGTTCACAACCTCGCCTATGCGCAGCGGCTCGGCCTCTGGGGTGGCGAGGATTTCCCGTTTCAGACCCGCGCCGAGTTCGTCGAGGCGATCGAGGCCGGCGGTGTGGCGGCGATGGAGGTTCTGGCCCGGGATTTGCGTTCTCTCGGCCTCTATACCGCCCGCTCGCTCTCCTATGACGGCGTCGAATACGAGCTGGTCGAGCACAAGCTCACCGACGAGCAGCGCCGCATCTACGATGCTTACGCGGCCGCATTCGCCGTGATCCATGGAAACCTGGACGCGGCGATGGAGGCGGCCAATATCACCGGCAGTGAAGGCACGCTGAATCGGCAGGCCAAATCCGCCGCGCGCTCGGCCTTCGAGAGCACCAAGCAGCGTTTCTTCGGCCACCTGCTGACCTCGATGAAAACCCCGACGCTGATCCGCTCCATTGAGGCCGATCTGGAGGCGGGCCATGCCGCTGTCATCCAGATCGTCTCGACCGGCGAGGCCCTGATGGAACGGCGGCTTTCCGAGATCCCGACCGAGGAATGGAGCGATATTTCTGTCGATGTCACGCCTAGGGAGTACGTAGGCTCGTATTTGCAGCATTCCTTCCCGGTGCAGCTCTATGAGCCCTTCACCGATGGCGAGGGCAATCTATCGTCGCGGCCGGTGTTCCGGGATGGTCACCCGGTCGAAAGCCGCGAGGCAGTGGCCCGGCGCGACGAGATGCTCGAACAGCTCGGCTCATTGCCGCCGGTTCCCGGCGCGCTCGACCAGATCGTCCAGCACTTTGGCTCCGATCTGGTGGCGGAGGTCACGGGCCGCTCGCGCCGGATCGTGCGCAAGGGCGAAGGCGCATCGGCCCGCCTGGTCGTCGAGAACCGCGCACCCTCCGCCAACCTTGCCGAGACTTCGGCCTTCATGGATGACCAGAAGCGCATTCTGGTCTTCTCGGATGCGGGGGGCACCGGGCGCAGCTATCATGCGGACCTTTTGGCGCGGAACCAGCGCCTGCGGGTGCACTACCTGCTGGAGCCGGGCTGGAAGGCCGATGCCGCCATTCAGGGGCTCGGGCGCACCAACCGCACCAATCAGGCGCAACCACCGCTCTTCCGGCCGATCGCCACGGATGTGAAGGCCGAGAAGCGGTTCCTCAGCACGATCGCCCGTCGTCTCGACACGCTGGGTGCGATCACGCGCGGGCAGCGCCAGACCGGCGGCCAAGGCCTGTTCCGGCCCGAGGATAATCTGGAATCCGCCTATGCCCGCGATGCGCTGCGCCAGCTCTATTTGGCTGTAGTGCGCGGCAAGGTCGAGGGCTGCTCGCTCGAACGGTTTGAATCGGCCACCGGCCTGAATCTGATGGACAGCAACGGTGTGAAGGACGACCTCCCGCCGATCACCACCTTCCTGAACCGTCTTCTGGCGCTGACCATCGAGTTGCAGGGCATCCTGTTCTCGGCCTTCGAACAGCTTCTGCAGGCGCGGATCGACGGGGCGATTGCATCCGGCACCTATGATATGGGTCTGGAGACGCTGAAGGCCGAAAGCTTCATCGTCACCGACCGGCAGGTGATCCACACCCATCCGGGCACAGAGGCAGAAACCCGGCTCCTGACGCTCACCGAACGCAAACGTAATCAGCCGGTCACGCTGGATGCCGCTCTGGCGGAACTGGACGATCCTCGCGCGAGGCTGCTCGTCAACGAGCGATCCGGTCGCGCCGCCGTGCAGATCCCGACCACCAGCGTCATGCTGGACGATGGCGAGATCGAGCGCCGCGTCCGGCTGATCCGGCCGATGGAAGCAATGAACCTGCCCATGCGGGCGATGGGCGAGACCCACTGGATCGAGGCCGAGCGCACTGCCTTCGCCTCAGCATGGCAGGCCGAGTTGTACGAAGTGCCGGAGTTCACCGACAGCATCCTGCACATGGTGACCGGGCTCCTGCTGCCGATCTGGAAGCGCCTGCCGCAGGAGACCTCCCGGGTCTATCGGCTCCAGACCGACGAGGGCGAGCGCATCATTGGTCGCCGTGTCTCGCCCGCATGGGCAGCAAATGCCGCTACCAGCGGCGTCGCAACCACCATCACGCCGGACGAGGCCTACACGGCACTCATCGAGGGCCGGACGATCTTCGATTTGGCCGAGGGACTGCAACTACGCCGGTCCCGTGTCATGGGCGCGAACCGGATCGAGCTCACCGGCTTCACCGATACCATGCGCGATCGGCTGCGCGCCTATGGGCTCTTCAGCGAGATCATTTCCTGGAAACTTCGCTTCTTTGTGCCGGTCGGGGAAGTCGGGCCGGAGATCATCGGCAGACTGCTCGACCATTTCCCGGTCGAGCGCATCTCCGGGCGGGAGGCTGCATGATGGCACGTCTCAACGCTTCCGAACTGGCGCAGCGTCTCGGCCGAGAGGCCGAGGCGGTATGCCGCCACTATCTCTCGAATGGGCGCAAACAGGGCAATTACTGGCAGGTCGGCGATGTACGGAACACTCCCGGCCGCTCCATGTTCGTTCGCCTGACCGGGCCGGAATCGGGCAAGGGCGCGGCCGGCAAATGGACCGATGCGCAGAGCGGGGAACATGGCGATCTGCTCGACGTGATCAGCGAAAGCCTCGGCCTCATCGACTTCGCGGATGTCGCCGAAGAAGCCCGCCGCTTCCTAAGCCTGCCGCATCCCGAACCGGAGCCAAAGTCCCACCGATCCCGAACACCGCAAGCACCATCAGGATCGTCCGAGGCGGCCCGTCGCCTCTGGCGCATGACGCAACCGCTCGCCGGCAGTCTCGCAGAGACGTATTTGCGGATACGCGGCATTATGGACTTACGCGGAACCGAAAATCTGCGTTTCCATCCGACGTGCTACTGGCGGCCGGAGGGCGATGGGCCGACAGAGGCATGGCCCGCCATGATTGCCGCGGTGACCGACCTCGATGGCAAGATCACCGGCGCGCATCGCACCTGGCTCCTCCGCGACGGCTCCGGGAAAGCGCCGGTCGATCCGCCGAGGAAGGCGATGGGGGACCTGCTCGGAAACGCTGTCCGGTTTGGTGAGGTGCAGGATGTCATGGCAGCGGGTGAAGGGATCGAAACCATTCTCTCGCTGCGCCAGGCATTGCCGATCATGCCGATGGTCTCCGCACTCTCGGCCGGACATCTCGCTGCTATCCTGTTCCCGCCGCAACTGCGCAGGCTCTATATCGTCCGCGACAACGATCCGGCAGGCGACGCCGCACGGGACAGCCTGGTGGACCGGGCCATCGAGGGCGGGATCGAGGCGATCACGCTTTCGCCCATGCTGGGAGATTTCAACGACGATCTCGTCAGTTTCGGCCTGGAGGCGCCTCGGGCGCAGATCCGGGCGCAGATCGCCCCCGAGGACGTCAGCCGTTTCATGCCGCGCGCACCATAGCCAGAGAGGGCCGTGATCGGGGATAACCGATCCCGCCATGGGCAAGGGGTTGCGGCACCTCGGCAAGGGGACTGCGCCTTGGCCTTCTTGAGAGGGCGAGCGGCCCACAAACGCTCCGGCCCGGCAATGGCGGCGCCCGACTGATTTCCGTCGGCGGGCAAGCCCTCCTTTACAGCGCGAAGCAAATCAGCCGGGCTTTGCCATCAAGGCCCTCGCAAAGGGCTCGGGCTGCCAGGCCGGAGCGCCCGTGGGCTTGTCGTCGCCATGAAGGCCGCGACGGTCGCGGTCCAGCCGAAGGACACATCCCATGTATGCCCATGACGAATTCGAACCCGATCACAGCACGTCTCCCACCGGCCATGTCATCGAAGCGCTCGAACTCTATGGCTACCGTCCCGCCGAAGGCGAGGCCGATCCCCGGATCACGCCCGAGGACACCGCCATCCAAGGGGCAGTTGCCGACATCTTCGACGCCCTGATCTCCACCATGGCCGACACCAGCCTCGACTTCGACCTCGACGAGATCATGTGGTCCACCGTCAACTCCTTCCACCGCGCCGTGGAACGGATCGAACGCAAACTCGATGACAACGAGCAGGCTCAGAAGCGCCTTCAGCGCGAGCAGAACGGCAGCGAGGTCAAATCCGTTCAGTTGGAGGGCCTGATCGGCATCGGACAAAACCTGATGGAGCGCCGCGACAGCATGGAGACCTTCCGCGAGACCGCCGCCGACCTCTACCTGCGCAGCACAGGCACGCCCTGGTCGCCGCGCTCCGGATCTCGGGTCAACCATCGCCAGATGACCTCGGCCATGATCGACAGCCGCGACTTTATCGCCGCCAAGCGCCGGGCCGACAACGAGGTGCTCTTGCCCGCCGGGCCGAAGATTGCCTTCTCGGGCGGGGACACCACCGATCACCGGCTGATCTGGGACAGGCTCGATCAGGTTCATGCCAAGCACCCCGACATGGTGCTCCTACACGGAGGTTCGCCGACAGGGGCGGAACGCATCGCGGCCACTTGGGCCGACAACCGCAAGGTCGCGCAGGTCGCTTTCAAGCCCGACTGGACGAGACACGCCAAGGCCGCGCCCTTCAAGCGCAACGACCGGATGCTCGACACGATGCCGATCGGGGTCATCATCTTCCCCGGAACCGGCATCCAGGAAAACCTGGCCGACAAGGCCCGCAAGATGGGCATCCCGGTCTACCGCCTCGCAAAGGGCAGCGCGTGAGCGCTGCCTTCGTTTCACAAGGTCCACTTGGAGCCTACTTCGAACGATGCTGCGCATCGCACGGACGTTCGCACTTAAAGGGTAGCCCAAGAGGTGACAAAATCAGACGCGGTTTTGCCAAGAGATTGTGGAGCAAGTTTTTCAAAGTTTCTGTCGGGGGGCATGATAAAAACGACTGATAGAGCAACAGAGGAGACTGGCTTGGTGTATGAGGTATTCAACGTGGGGGAGACGATCCTGCTGGACGGCGAGCCACTGTCGCTGGTCACACCACATGGTGTCGAGAATTGGATCGAGAAAGGCGTGAAGCACAGCTATCGCTACGATCAGGTACGTGATCCGCTCGACGGCAAGATGAAATATCGCTGTCTCTACGAGAAAGAAGGGGCAGACGTGCCATTCGTGCTGGTCAACGATCCCGACGAGGGCGACGGGCGCGTGGTATTGTACGATGACAAGCCGGACGCGTGACCCTCGGTACTTGAGGGTGCGTTGCGGGTTAATCCGCCTGTCGCGCGATGCGCAGAAAGTTATCCCCAGAATCTGGGGATGAAACTGTGGAAAATACCCACCTCAGTGATGTGTTGTTGGCCAATCGCTGTCCCGCTCAGAATTCCATCGCTTTTCGACAGTCGGTCAGCATCGAATCGAAAGTACCAATCGGTACTTGAGCCGGACTACAAGAAAAAGGCGGCACCCGGGACGAGGTGGATGCCGCCGCTTGTTCCGGATTGATTCAGGGAGGAGGAAAGAACCAACCCAACTCTAACTTAGGTGAAATGCTGCATCTGCACAATGCCTTTCCGGAGATTCTTCCTGCATTGCAGCATTGTGCCGAGAGGAAGCACCGGAGACCAAGTTATCAACCTGCCGCTGGGCATACCCCGTTTTCCACTGCAAGGCAGTGATGGTTGTGGTTTTGCCCCCGTTTCGCCGGACCCTCACGCACGGGCGCCCGAAGCGTCGATCTCGGCTGCAAGCTGCCGGCATTTTGCGCTCGCCCATTCATGCGCATCGGCGCCGAACAGGAGCCGTCGGGCGGGGCTGGAAGAGGACGCTTCGGCGACGATCAGGGCGGCAAGCGCCTCCGGATCGTTCTGTTGCGCGCCATTCGCTTCCGCAATGAATGTGCGAAAGCCGTCAACCGCCTCGGCATAATCCGCGATCTCGATATGACCCTGTCGTGCGGTGGACGGGTCAAGGAAGTTCGTGCGCATCATGCCAGGTTCCACAATGAGAGAGCGGATACCCAGCGGTGCGATCTCTTCGGCGACGCCCTCCATCCAGCCTTCGAGAGCGAACTTCGACGCCGAGTAGACCGACCCGCCGGGGTTTGAGACGAGGCCGTTTACCGAAGATATGGTAATCACAAGGCCCGAGCGCTGCCGGCGCATCGTGGGCAGCACCGCACGCGCCACGTTCATCGCCCCGAAGAGGTTAATCTCGAACTGTCGGCGCACGTGTTCCTCCGGGATCGTTTCGAACCACCCAAGCTGGGCACGGCCGGCGTTGTTGACCAGGACATCGATCCGGCCAAACGCCTCCATGGCCGCGTCATGCGCAGCCGAAGCCGCCTGGGCATCGGTCACGTCGAGGGGCAGCATGAGCAGGCTTCCGTCCGGAGCGGAGAGGCGTTCGGCAAGCCCGTCAACGGTTCGGCTGGTCGCCACGACCTTGTCGCCGGCGCACAGCGCGTTTCGGGCGAGCAGATACCCCAGGCCGCCGCCCGCGCCGGTGATGAACCATACCTTCTCCGTCATTATCAGCTCCTCTTGTTGTGCCGACTGGATATTAGCTCATCTATGCAGTGAGGAATTAGTACCTAGAAATTTGTAGGGCAAAGTAGTATGGCTACTGAATGGACCCGCGAAAGTTCTCTGACCTCGTCATCTTCCACCGGGTTTCGGCAGAGCGCAGCTTCACCGCCGCGGCGCGCAGCCTGGGCGTGACCCAATCCGCCGTCAGCCAGACGGTCAAGCGGCTCGAGGCCGATCTGGGACTTAGGTTGCTGTCACGCTCGACACGCAGCCTTGCCCCGACCGCGGCGGGCGAGCGGCTTCTGGCCACACTCGCGCCGGTCATCGCGGAGATCGATGCAGAAATCGAAGATCTGGAACAACTGCGTGAGGAGCCGGGCGGACGCCTGCGGGTGACCTGCGGCAAACACGCCGCAGATACGCTCGTGTGGCCGGCCTTCTCGCGGCTGATCGCTGCCCATCCCGAAATTGAGGGCGAACTAAGCGTGGAGAACCGCTATGTCGACGTCGTTGCCGAACGGTTCGATGTCGGGATACGGCTGCGCGATGATCTGGAGATGGACATGGTCTCCGTGCCAGTGGGACCACCCTTGAGAGTCGCCGTGGTGGGGGCACCGTGGTACCTCGACAGCTGCGACCCACCGGTCACGCCGCGTGACTTGTCTACCCATCGCTGCATCGGCTTCAGGAACGCGGGTGGCAACCTGTCGCCTTGGTCGTTCGAGAAAGACGGACTTGCGGAGACGGTAAAGGTGTCGCCGTCCCTCATCGTCAATGACGGCGACGCGCTCATAGGGGCAGCTTGCGCGGGAATGGGCTTGGCCTACATGCTCGAAGACCTCGCCGCGCCCGCCCTGAACGACGGGAAGGTCGTCCAGGTCCTCAATGATTGGTGTCCGCCATTTCCGGGCTATCACGCCTTCTATTCGAGCCGGCGTCATCCGACCCGTGCTTTCACCCTCTTTCTGGAGACTTTGCGGCAGGAGACCAGCCCTAGGACCGGCAAGTAGCGCAACTGCCTCCTACCCGCCGTTTGTCGCAGAGTGAATGAGTGGCCCGTGTCGGACAGAAAATCCTCACCAGAACTGTATGGTTATGAGCGTCGTTTGCCCCGGTGGCAGAAACGCCTGAGTTTTGGGACATTGAACGTTGCGGAAAATGTCCGGAAGGAGCCCGAAGAGGCCATTGCCGTTACGCTGTGGTTACCACCTATGCAGGCACAGATACTCTACGAAAGCGCGTAAAGGCGCGGGCACATGTTCGCGTCCATGATAGAACAGCAATGGCCCGTCGAAGCTCTGCCACCAAGGCTCCAAGACCGGCACCAGAACGCCGCTGTCAATCTGCGGCTGCAGCCATTCCTCGTAGAGATGAACAATGCCGCACCCATCGACCGCCATCGAAACCGCCAGATCGACTGCGGTGACATCGACTGTCGCAGGACCTTGCACCTCCACGCGGACGATCTCGCCCTCTTTCTCGAATTCCCAAGGCATCGGATGACCGCCCCCGACGAATGCCGGTAGGCAGGCATGCCGATCAAGATCCTGCGGATGAAGGGGATACCCGTGCCTTGTCAGGTAGGCGGGCGAGACAGCGGTGGCAAATCTCTGGCGCGACGGCCCGATGGGCGTAAGCACCATGTTCTTCGTCACCTTATCGTCATAGCGGATACCGGCATCGCATCCCGCAACCAGGATATCGACGATTCCATGCTCCGCGATGATCTCTACCCGGACATCCGGATAGGCCTTTGAAAACCCGGGCAAGAGGCGTGGCAGCACAAGGCGCGCAACGCCCAAAGGCACATTCAGCCGGAGCGTGCCGCTCGGCGTGCCCCGATATTCATTGGCACTCTCCAGCGCCGCCTCCATCTCCAACATCGCGCCCTGAAGGCGGTGCAGCAGATGCGCCCCGGCCTCTGTTGTGGTGACGCTGCGGGTCGTACGGTTCAACAGCCGGACCCCGAGCTGATCTTCAAGACGCCTCACCGCGCCACTCAGGCTGGACGCGCTCATATCGGATATCTTGGCCGCTTCGCGGAAGCCACCGGCTGTGGCGACCGCAATGAAGGCGCGGGCCGCGGAGAAGTCACCCTTCATTGTGCAAATTTCCGTACAGAATGTAGATTCATAACCATCTTATTCTGAACGAATGCCTTGTCTATGTCTTCCCCACAAGGAGAATATCATGACAAGCACAGCATCTATCGCAATCATCACCGGTGGCAGCAGAGGCATGGGCCGGGATACCGCCCTCCGGTTGGCTCAACGTGGCGTATCTTCCATCATCACCTATCACTCCCGGCAGGATGAGGCCGACAAGGTGGTTTCGGACATCCAGAAGATCGGGGCGCAGGCTGCCGCGCTTCAGCTTGATGTCGGCAAGGCGTCCAGCTTCCCGAACTTCGCTGACAGCGTTCGCACCACCCTCGCACAAATGAGAGCCGACCGCTTCGACTATCTGGTGAACAATGCGGGGATCTCCTCCACGGCGACCCTCTCAGACGGAACCGAAGCAGAAATAAACGCGCAATTCGCGGTGCATTTCAAGGGACCATTCCTGCTGACCCAAGCGCTTCTGCCGCTGATGAATGACGGGGGGCGTATCGTGAATATCTCGTCGGGGCTGACGCGCTTCGCATTCCCGGGCCGGGCGATCTACGGGCCGATGAAGGCGGCGGTAGAAACCCTGACACGTTACATGGCGCTGGAGCTTGGTCCG includes these proteins:
- a CDS encoding conjugative transfer relaxase protein TraI yields the protein MMARLNASELAQRLGREAEAVCRHYLSNGRKQGNYWQVGDVRNTPGRSMFVRLTGPESGKGAAGKWTDAQSGEHGDLLDVISESLGLIDFADVAEEARRFLSLPHPEPEPKSHRSRTPQAPSGSSEAARRLWRMTQPLAGSLAETYLRIRGIMDLRGTENLRFHPTCYWRPEGDGPTEAWPAMIAAVTDLDGKITGAHRTWLLRDGSGKAPVDPPRKAMGDLLGNAVRFGEVQDVMAAGEGIETILSLRQALPIMPMVSALSAGHLAAILFPPQLRRLYIVRDNDPAGDAARDSLVDRAIEGGIEAITLSPMLGDFNDDLVSFGLEAPRAQIRAQIAPEDVSRFMPRAP
- a CDS encoding putative oxidoreductase gives rise to the protein MTEKVWFITGAGGGLGYLLARNALCAGDKVVATSRTVDGLAERLSAPDGSLLMLPLDVTDAQAASAAHDAAMEAFGRIDVLVNNAGRAQLGWFETIPEEHVRRQFEINLFGAMNVARAVLPTMRRQRSGLVITISSVNGLVSNPGGSVYSASKFALEGWMEGVAEEIAPLGIRSLIVEPGMMRTNFLDPSTARQGHIEIADYAEAVDGFRTFIAEANGAQQNDPEALAALIVAEASSSSPARRLLFGADAHEWASAKCRQLAAEIDASGARA
- the dmlR_14 gene encoding D-malate degradation protein R codes for the protein MDPRKFSDLVIFHRVSAERSFTAAARSLGVTQSAVSQTVKRLEADLGLRLLSRSTRSLAPTAAGERLLATLAPVIAEIDAEIEDLEQLREEPGGRLRVTCGKHAADTLVWPAFSRLIAAHPEIEGELSVENRYVDVVAERFDVGIRLRDDLEMDMVSVPVGPPLRVAVVGAPWYLDSCDPPVTPRDLSTHRCIGFRNAGGNLSPWSFEKDGLAETVKVSPSLIVNDGDALIGAACAGMGLAYMLEDLAAPALNDGKVVQVLNDWCPPFPGYHAFYSSRRHPTRAFTLFLETLRQETSPRTGK
- the dmlR_15 gene encoding D-malate degradation protein R, which gives rise to MKGDFSAARAFIAVATAGGFREAAKISDMSASSLSGAVRRLEDQLGVRLLNRTTRSVTTTEAGAHLLHRLQGAMLEMEAALESANEYRGTPSGTLRLNVPLGVARLVLPRLLPGFSKAYPDVRVEIIAEHGIVDILVAGCDAGIRYDDKVTKNMVLTPIGPSRQRFATAVSPAYLTRHGYPLHPQDLDRHACLPAFVGGGHPMPWEFEKEGEIVRVEVQGPATVDVTAVDLAVSMAVDGCGIVHLYEEWLQPQIDSGVLVPVLEPWWQSFDGPLLFYHGREHVPAPLRAFVEYLCLHRW
- the fabG_13 gene encoding 3-oxoacyl-[acyl-carrier-protein] reductase FabG; this encodes MTSTASIAIITGGSRGMGRDTALRLAQRGVSSIITYHSRQDEADKVVSDIQKIGAQAAALQLDVGKASSFPNFADSVRTTLAQMRADRFDYLVNNAGISSTATLSDGTEAEINAQFAVHFKGPFLLTQALLPLMNDGGRIVNISSGLTRFAFPGRAIYGPMKAAVETLTRYMALELGPRGIAVNVVAPGAIATDFSGGVARDNPEVNKALASRTALGRVGGPEDVGPVIASLLTGAFGWVNGQRIEVTGGMNL